One Setaria viridis chromosome 3, Setaria_viridis_v4.0, whole genome shotgun sequence DNA window includes the following coding sequences:
- the LOC117847804 gene encoding alpha-terpineol synthase, chloroplastic isoform X2 yields METLSFKPQRQSTSAPGSRLLGRCRSISGRWRRRQKYTTLQQCRCQSQQDSSMERARHHPDEADSRLSRSTGIFHPSIWRDFFLGYSNPDNSFQQLQAWMDRADKLKGEVAQMIVASSTTGDLHGRLLLVDVLERLCLDHLFEEEINAELAQIEAADVRDCDLGTVALWFYLLFTRRHLEMILPFVEGLLAREIQSTLEIPLPRRVRIYESKYYISTYEKDATLHDKVLQLAKLNSDIMQLHHQQELSILTRWWEDIKMESMIPFARDRIVECFLWILGVYFEPCHSRARIILTMIIAIVTLLDDIYDSYGSPEECDILTNCIERWDPKAAYDLPECMRIALGKILDSYEAIENMLHQEEKHRILYLRYFTEDLVRSFNMEVKMLQEGYIPESVEEHLKVSLRTGGCPILSCASFVGMHDIATTDFFNWVSSVPKMVQALSIILRLVDDLQSYEREQLIPHVALTIDSYMKEHNVSIEMAREKILILKEESWKDFNSEWLNPNNVYPKQLLERIFNLTRTMEFMYNQEDNFTNCTNLKDTIHSLFVEAYAKLI; encoded by the exons ATGGAGACCTTATCCTTCAAACCACAACGCCAAAGCACCAGTGCTCCTGGATCACGGCTGCTCGGGCGATGCCGGAGCATTtcagggaggtggcggcgaaggCAGAAGTACACCACATTGCAGCAATGCCGCTGCCAATCGCAGCAGGATTCTTCCATGGAGAGAGCACGGCATCATCCTGATGAGGCAGACAGCCGCCTGAGCCGAAGCACCGGCATTTTCCACCCATCTATATGGCGTGATTTCTTCCTTGGCTACTCTAACCCAGACAATTCATTTCAGCAACTACAG GCTTGGATGGATCGAGCAGATAAACTCAAGGGAGAAGTCGCCCAAATGATCGTAGCAAGTTCAACTACTGGTGACCTGCATGGGAGGCTGCTTCTCGTCGATGTATTGGAGCGCCTGTGCTTGGATCACCTGTTCGAAGAAGAGATCAATGCTGAATTAGCACAAATTGAGGCTGCTGATGTTAGAGACTGTGACCTTGGTACAGTGGCTCTCTGGTTTTATCTACTATTCACAAGAAGGCATTTAGAAATGATATTGCCCTTTGTGGAAGGGCTATTAGCACGTGAAATACAATCCACACTTGAGATCCCACTCCCTAGAAGGGTTAGAATCTATGAGTCAAAGTATTATATCTCTACATATGAGAAAGATGCTACACTACATGATAAGGTACTGCAACTCGCAAAGTTAAATTCAGATATTATGCAGCTCCATCACCAGCAAGAGTTGAGTATCCTTACAAG ATGGTGGGAGGATATAAAGATGGAGTCGATGATCCCTTTTGCTCGAGATAGAATTGTGGAGTGCTTTTTGTGGATCTTAGGGGTATACTTTGAACCATGTCATTCACGGGCCCGAATAATATTGACAATGATTATTGCCATTGTGACCCTTTTGGATGATATTTACGATTCTTATGGATCACCAGAAGAATGTGACATACTTACCAATTGCATTGAAAG ATGGGATCCAAAGGCCGCTTATGATCTCCCAGAGTGTATGAGAATTGCTCTGGGGAAAATATTGGATAGCTATGAAGCCATTGAAAATATGCTTCACCAAGAGGAGAAACATCGCATTCTGTATCTAAGATACTTT ACAGAAGATCTTGTTAGAAGCTTCAACATGGAGGTAAAAATGCTCCAGGAAGGATATATTCCAGAGTCTGTTGAAGAGCATCTAAAGGTTTCACTAAGAACCGGTGGATGTCCCATTTTGTCGTGTGCTTCCTTCGTTGGGATGCATGATATAGCGACAACTGATTTCTTTAATTGGGTTTCTAGTGTACCTAAAATGGTCCAGGCACTTTCCATTATTCTCAGACTAGTAGACGACCTCCAGTCATATGAG CGAGAGCAATTGATCCCTCATGTTGCTTTGACAATCGATAGCTACATGAAGGAGCACAATGTCTCGATTGAGATGGCACGCGAGAAGATACTCATACTGAAAGAGGAGTCATGGAAAGATTTTAACAGCGAGTGGCTGAACCCCAACAATGTCTACCCAAAGCAGCTATTGGAGAGAAtattcaacttgacgaggacaATGGAATTCATGTACAACCAAGAGGACAATTTCACAAACTGCACCAACCTAAAGGATACCATCCATTCGTTGTTCGTGGAAGCATATGCAAAGCTTATTTAG
- the LOC117846951 gene encoding alpha-terpineol synthase, chloroplastic isoform X2 yields MATLISFKPPQCISSNSRSCHIAASPRPLIRRCPSISRRSCLQRRQRRTCRLRCGQSQQDCAPRTGHGLDEDDSRLSQNAGIFHPSIWGDFFLGYSNPAASSQQQTQMEERADKLKEEVAEIMASSTFSGLHERLHLIDTLERLCLDHLFEEEINAALPQMQTADVSDYDLGTVALWFCLLRKHGYKVSPDVLARFKDEDGGFLADNPADLLSLYNAAHMRTHGEIILDEAILFTRSFLETTLPNMEESLLAREIKYALEIPLPRRVRIYESKYYISAYEKDATVHETILQLAKLNSNIMQLHHQRELITITRWWKDLHIESRLPFARDRVVECYLWMLGVYFEPCYSRSRIIVTMIIAIVTLLDDIYDSYATPEECELLTKCIESWDAKAAHDLPECLKFALGKMLDSFQTIANMLHQEEKYRMSYLRYFIEDLVRSFSMEVKMLEEGYIPESVEEHLQVSIRTGGCPLLSCASFIGMNDVATKDCFNWVSSVPNMVKALSRILRLLDDLQSYEREQLIPHVASTIDSYMKEHNVSIEVAREKIHTLKEESWKDFNNEWLNSDNTIPKQLLERIFNLTRTMEFMYNQEDNFTNSTNLKDTIHSLFVEPYTKLI; encoded by the exons ATGGCCACCTTGATCTCCTTCAAACCACCACAGTGCATCAGCAGCAATAGCAGGAGCTGCCATATTGCTGCATCACCGCGGCCGCTCATCAGGCGATGCCCAAGCATTTCACGGCGGAGTTGtctgcagcggcggcagcggcgcaccTGCAGGTTGCGATGCGGCCAATCGCAGCAGGATTGTGCCCCAAGAACAGGCCATGGCCTTGATGAGGATGATAGCCGGCTGAGCCAGAATGCCGGTATTTTCCACCCATCTATCTGGGGAGATTTCTTTCTTGGCTACTCCAACCCAGCAGCTTCATCGCAGCAACAG ACTCAGATGGAAGAACGAGCCGACAAACTCAAGGAAGAAGTGGCCGAAATAATGGCAAGTTCAACATTTAGCGGCCTGCATGAGAGGCTACATCTCATCGATACTTTGGAGCGTCTGTGCTTGGATCACCTGTTTGAAGAAGAGATTAATGCTGCATTACCACAAATGCAGACTGCTGATGTCAGTGACTACGATCTTGGGACGGTAGCTCTGTGGTTTTGTCTACTTCGCAAACATGGGTATAAGGTTTCACCAG ACGTGCTTGCGAGATTCAAAGATGAAGATGGAGGTTTTCTAGCAGATAACCCTGCAGACCTACTGAGCCTTTACAATGCTGCGCATATGAGGACCCATGGGGAGATAATACTTGATGAAGCCATACTATTCACACGAAGTTTTTTAGAAACAACATTACCCAACATGGAAGAATCATTATTAGCACGTGAAATAAAATATGCACTTGAGATCCCTCTGCCTAGAAGGGTTAGAATATATGAGTCAAAGTATTACATCTCTGCATATGAGAAAGATGCTACAGTACATGAAACGATATTGCAGCTTGCAAAGTTGAACTCAAATATTATGCAGCTCCATCATCAGCGTGAGCTGATAACCATTACAAG GTGGTGGAAGGATTTACATATTGAATCGAGGCTTCCATTTGCTCGAGATAGAGTTGTGGAATGCTACCTGTGGATGTTAGGAGTATACTTTGAACCATGTTATTCACGAAGCCGAATAATAGTGACAATGATTATTGCTATAGTAACTCTCTTGGATGATATTTATGATTCTTATGCAACTCCAGAAGAATGTGAATTACTTACCAAGTGCATTGAAAG CTGGGATGCTAAGGCGGCTCATGACCTCCCGGAGTGCCTGAAATTTGCTTTGGGGAAGATGTTGGATAGCTTTCAAACCATTGCGAATATGCTCCACCAGGAGGAGAAATATCGCATGTCGTATCTAAGATACTTT ATTGAAGATCTGGTTAGAAGCTTCAGCATGGAAGTAAAAATGCTTGAAGAAGGCTACATTCCAGAGTCTGTTGAAGAGCACCTGCAAGTTTCAATAAGAACTGGAGGGTGTCCTCTTTTGTCATGTGCTTCCTTCATTGGGATGAATGATGTGGCAACAAAAGATTGTTTTAATTGGGTTTCTAGTGTACCTAACATGGTCAAGGCACTTTCCAGAATTCTCAGACTATTAGATGACCTCCAATCATATGAG CGGGAGCAATTGATCCCTCATGTTGCGTCAACAATCGATAGCTACATGAAGGAGCACAATGTCTCGATTGAAGTGGCACGTGAGAAGATACACACTCTAAAAGAGGAGTCATGGAAAGATTTTAACAACGAGTGGTTGAATTCAGACAATACCATCCCAAAGCAACTATTGGAGAGGAtattcaacttgacgaggacgATGGAATTCATGTACAACCAAGAGGACAATTTCACAAACAGCACCAACCTAAAGGATACCATCCATTCGTTGTTCGTGGAACCATATACAAAGCTTATTTAG
- the LOC117847804 gene encoding alpha-terpineol synthase, chloroplastic isoform X1 has protein sequence METLSFKPQRQSTSAPGSRLLGRCRSISGRWRRRQKYTTLQQCRCQSQQDSSMERARHHPDEADSRLSRSTGIFHPSIWRDFFLGYSNPDNSFQQLQQAWMDRADKLKGEVAQMIVASSTTGDLHGRLLLVDVLERLCLDHLFEEEINAELAQIEAADVRDCDLGTVALWFYLLFTRRHLEMILPFVEGLLAREIQSTLEIPLPRRVRIYESKYYISTYEKDATLHDKVLQLAKLNSDIMQLHHQQELSILTRWWEDIKMESMIPFARDRIVECFLWILGVYFEPCHSRARIILTMIIAIVTLLDDIYDSYGSPEECDILTNCIERWDPKAAYDLPECMRIALGKILDSYEAIENMLHQEEKHRILYLRYFTEDLVRSFNMEVKMLQEGYIPESVEEHLKVSLRTGGCPILSCASFVGMHDIATTDFFNWVSSVPKMVQALSIILRLVDDLQSYEREQLIPHVALTIDSYMKEHNVSIEMAREKILILKEESWKDFNSEWLNPNNVYPKQLLERIFNLTRTMEFMYNQEDNFTNCTNLKDTIHSLFVEAYAKLI, from the exons ATGGAGACCTTATCCTTCAAACCACAACGCCAAAGCACCAGTGCTCCTGGATCACGGCTGCTCGGGCGATGCCGGAGCATTtcagggaggtggcggcgaaggCAGAAGTACACCACATTGCAGCAATGCCGCTGCCAATCGCAGCAGGATTCTTCCATGGAGAGAGCACGGCATCATCCTGATGAGGCAGACAGCCGCCTGAGCCGAAGCACCGGCATTTTCCACCCATCTATATGGCGTGATTTCTTCCTTGGCTACTCTAACCCAGACAATTCATTTCAGCAACTACAG CAGGCTTGGATGGATCGAGCAGATAAACTCAAGGGAGAAGTCGCCCAAATGATCGTAGCAAGTTCAACTACTGGTGACCTGCATGGGAGGCTGCTTCTCGTCGATGTATTGGAGCGCCTGTGCTTGGATCACCTGTTCGAAGAAGAGATCAATGCTGAATTAGCACAAATTGAGGCTGCTGATGTTAGAGACTGTGACCTTGGTACAGTGGCTCTCTGGTTTTATCTACTATTCACAAGAAGGCATTTAGAAATGATATTGCCCTTTGTGGAAGGGCTATTAGCACGTGAAATACAATCCACACTTGAGATCCCACTCCCTAGAAGGGTTAGAATCTATGAGTCAAAGTATTATATCTCTACATATGAGAAAGATGCTACACTACATGATAAGGTACTGCAACTCGCAAAGTTAAATTCAGATATTATGCAGCTCCATCACCAGCAAGAGTTGAGTATCCTTACAAG ATGGTGGGAGGATATAAAGATGGAGTCGATGATCCCTTTTGCTCGAGATAGAATTGTGGAGTGCTTTTTGTGGATCTTAGGGGTATACTTTGAACCATGTCATTCACGGGCCCGAATAATATTGACAATGATTATTGCCATTGTGACCCTTTTGGATGATATTTACGATTCTTATGGATCACCAGAAGAATGTGACATACTTACCAATTGCATTGAAAG ATGGGATCCAAAGGCCGCTTATGATCTCCCAGAGTGTATGAGAATTGCTCTGGGGAAAATATTGGATAGCTATGAAGCCATTGAAAATATGCTTCACCAAGAGGAGAAACATCGCATTCTGTATCTAAGATACTTT ACAGAAGATCTTGTTAGAAGCTTCAACATGGAGGTAAAAATGCTCCAGGAAGGATATATTCCAGAGTCTGTTGAAGAGCATCTAAAGGTTTCACTAAGAACCGGTGGATGTCCCATTTTGTCGTGTGCTTCCTTCGTTGGGATGCATGATATAGCGACAACTGATTTCTTTAATTGGGTTTCTAGTGTACCTAAAATGGTCCAGGCACTTTCCATTATTCTCAGACTAGTAGACGACCTCCAGTCATATGAG CGAGAGCAATTGATCCCTCATGTTGCTTTGACAATCGATAGCTACATGAAGGAGCACAATGTCTCGATTGAGATGGCACGCGAGAAGATACTCATACTGAAAGAGGAGTCATGGAAAGATTTTAACAGCGAGTGGCTGAACCCCAACAATGTCTACCCAAAGCAGCTATTGGAGAGAAtattcaacttgacgaggacaATGGAATTCATGTACAACCAAGAGGACAATTTCACAAACTGCACCAACCTAAAGGATACCATCCATTCGTTGTTCGTGGAAGCATATGCAAAGCTTATTTAG
- the LOC117847804 gene encoding alpha-terpineol synthase, chloroplastic isoform X3 → METLSFKPQRQSTSAPGSRLLGRCRSISGRWRRRQKYTTLQQCRCQSQQDSSMERARHHPDEADSRLSRSTGIFHPSIWRDFFLGYSNPDNSFQQLQQAWMDRADKLKGEVAQMIVASSTTGDLHGRLLLVDVLERLCLDHLFEEEINAELAQIEAADVRDCDLGTVALWFYLLFTRRHLEMILPFVEGLLAREIQSTLEIPLPRRVRIYESKYYISTYEKDATLHDKVLQLAKLNSDIMQLHHQQELSILTRWWEDIKMESMIPFARDRIVECFLWILGVYFEPCHSRARIILTMIIAIVTLLDDIYDSYGSPEECDILTNCIERWDPKAAYDLPECMRIALGKILDSYEAIENMLHQEEKHRILYLRYFTEDLVRSFNMEVKMLQEGYIPESVEEHLKVSLRTGGCPILSCASFVGMHDIATTDFFNWVSSVPKMVQALSIILRLVDDLQSYELHEGAQCLD, encoded by the exons ATGGAGACCTTATCCTTCAAACCACAACGCCAAAGCACCAGTGCTCCTGGATCACGGCTGCTCGGGCGATGCCGGAGCATTtcagggaggtggcggcgaaggCAGAAGTACACCACATTGCAGCAATGCCGCTGCCAATCGCAGCAGGATTCTTCCATGGAGAGAGCACGGCATCATCCTGATGAGGCAGACAGCCGCCTGAGCCGAAGCACCGGCATTTTCCACCCATCTATATGGCGTGATTTCTTCCTTGGCTACTCTAACCCAGACAATTCATTTCAGCAACTACAG CAGGCTTGGATGGATCGAGCAGATAAACTCAAGGGAGAAGTCGCCCAAATGATCGTAGCAAGTTCAACTACTGGTGACCTGCATGGGAGGCTGCTTCTCGTCGATGTATTGGAGCGCCTGTGCTTGGATCACCTGTTCGAAGAAGAGATCAATGCTGAATTAGCACAAATTGAGGCTGCTGATGTTAGAGACTGTGACCTTGGTACAGTGGCTCTCTGGTTTTATCTACTATTCACAAGAAGGCATTTAGAAATGATATTGCCCTTTGTGGAAGGGCTATTAGCACGTGAAATACAATCCACACTTGAGATCCCACTCCCTAGAAGGGTTAGAATCTATGAGTCAAAGTATTATATCTCTACATATGAGAAAGATGCTACACTACATGATAAGGTACTGCAACTCGCAAAGTTAAATTCAGATATTATGCAGCTCCATCACCAGCAAGAGTTGAGTATCCTTACAAG ATGGTGGGAGGATATAAAGATGGAGTCGATGATCCCTTTTGCTCGAGATAGAATTGTGGAGTGCTTTTTGTGGATCTTAGGGGTATACTTTGAACCATGTCATTCACGGGCCCGAATAATATTGACAATGATTATTGCCATTGTGACCCTTTTGGATGATATTTACGATTCTTATGGATCACCAGAAGAATGTGACATACTTACCAATTGCATTGAAAG ATGGGATCCAAAGGCCGCTTATGATCTCCCAGAGTGTATGAGAATTGCTCTGGGGAAAATATTGGATAGCTATGAAGCCATTGAAAATATGCTTCACCAAGAGGAGAAACATCGCATTCTGTATCTAAGATACTTT ACAGAAGATCTTGTTAGAAGCTTCAACATGGAGGTAAAAATGCTCCAGGAAGGATATATTCCAGAGTCTGTTGAAGAGCATCTAAAGGTTTCACTAAGAACCGGTGGATGTCCCATTTTGTCGTGTGCTTCCTTCGTTGGGATGCATGATATAGCGACAACTGATTTCTTTAATTGGGTTTCTAGTGTACCTAAAATGGTCCAGGCACTTTCCATTATTCTCAGACTAGTAGACGACCTCCAGTCATATGAG CTACATGAAGGAGCACAATGTCTCGATTGA
- the LOC117846951 gene encoding alpha-terpineol synthase, chloroplastic isoform X1: MATLISFKPPQCISSNSRSCHIAASPRPLIRRCPSISRRSCLQRRQRRTCRLRCGQSQQDCAPRTGHGLDEDDSRLSQNAGIFHPSIWGDFFLGYSNPAASSQQQQTQMEERADKLKEEVAEIMASSTFSGLHERLHLIDTLERLCLDHLFEEEINAALPQMQTADVSDYDLGTVALWFCLLRKHGYKVSPDVLARFKDEDGGFLADNPADLLSLYNAAHMRTHGEIILDEAILFTRSFLETTLPNMEESLLAREIKYALEIPLPRRVRIYESKYYISAYEKDATVHETILQLAKLNSNIMQLHHQRELITITRWWKDLHIESRLPFARDRVVECYLWMLGVYFEPCYSRSRIIVTMIIAIVTLLDDIYDSYATPEECELLTKCIESWDAKAAHDLPECLKFALGKMLDSFQTIANMLHQEEKYRMSYLRYFIEDLVRSFSMEVKMLEEGYIPESVEEHLQVSIRTGGCPLLSCASFIGMNDVATKDCFNWVSSVPNMVKALSRILRLLDDLQSYEREQLIPHVASTIDSYMKEHNVSIEVAREKIHTLKEESWKDFNNEWLNSDNTIPKQLLERIFNLTRTMEFMYNQEDNFTNSTNLKDTIHSLFVEPYTKLI, encoded by the exons ATGGCCACCTTGATCTCCTTCAAACCACCACAGTGCATCAGCAGCAATAGCAGGAGCTGCCATATTGCTGCATCACCGCGGCCGCTCATCAGGCGATGCCCAAGCATTTCACGGCGGAGTTGtctgcagcggcggcagcggcgcaccTGCAGGTTGCGATGCGGCCAATCGCAGCAGGATTGTGCCCCAAGAACAGGCCATGGCCTTGATGAGGATGATAGCCGGCTGAGCCAGAATGCCGGTATTTTCCACCCATCTATCTGGGGAGATTTCTTTCTTGGCTACTCCAACCCAGCAGCTTCATCGCAGCAACAG CAGACTCAGATGGAAGAACGAGCCGACAAACTCAAGGAAGAAGTGGCCGAAATAATGGCAAGTTCAACATTTAGCGGCCTGCATGAGAGGCTACATCTCATCGATACTTTGGAGCGTCTGTGCTTGGATCACCTGTTTGAAGAAGAGATTAATGCTGCATTACCACAAATGCAGACTGCTGATGTCAGTGACTACGATCTTGGGACGGTAGCTCTGTGGTTTTGTCTACTTCGCAAACATGGGTATAAGGTTTCACCAG ACGTGCTTGCGAGATTCAAAGATGAAGATGGAGGTTTTCTAGCAGATAACCCTGCAGACCTACTGAGCCTTTACAATGCTGCGCATATGAGGACCCATGGGGAGATAATACTTGATGAAGCCATACTATTCACACGAAGTTTTTTAGAAACAACATTACCCAACATGGAAGAATCATTATTAGCACGTGAAATAAAATATGCACTTGAGATCCCTCTGCCTAGAAGGGTTAGAATATATGAGTCAAAGTATTACATCTCTGCATATGAGAAAGATGCTACAGTACATGAAACGATATTGCAGCTTGCAAAGTTGAACTCAAATATTATGCAGCTCCATCATCAGCGTGAGCTGATAACCATTACAAG GTGGTGGAAGGATTTACATATTGAATCGAGGCTTCCATTTGCTCGAGATAGAGTTGTGGAATGCTACCTGTGGATGTTAGGAGTATACTTTGAACCATGTTATTCACGAAGCCGAATAATAGTGACAATGATTATTGCTATAGTAACTCTCTTGGATGATATTTATGATTCTTATGCAACTCCAGAAGAATGTGAATTACTTACCAAGTGCATTGAAAG CTGGGATGCTAAGGCGGCTCATGACCTCCCGGAGTGCCTGAAATTTGCTTTGGGGAAGATGTTGGATAGCTTTCAAACCATTGCGAATATGCTCCACCAGGAGGAGAAATATCGCATGTCGTATCTAAGATACTTT ATTGAAGATCTGGTTAGAAGCTTCAGCATGGAAGTAAAAATGCTTGAAGAAGGCTACATTCCAGAGTCTGTTGAAGAGCACCTGCAAGTTTCAATAAGAACTGGAGGGTGTCCTCTTTTGTCATGTGCTTCCTTCATTGGGATGAATGATGTGGCAACAAAAGATTGTTTTAATTGGGTTTCTAGTGTACCTAACATGGTCAAGGCACTTTCCAGAATTCTCAGACTATTAGATGACCTCCAATCATATGAG CGGGAGCAATTGATCCCTCATGTTGCGTCAACAATCGATAGCTACATGAAGGAGCACAATGTCTCGATTGAAGTGGCACGTGAGAAGATACACACTCTAAAAGAGGAGTCATGGAAAGATTTTAACAACGAGTGGTTGAATTCAGACAATACCATCCCAAAGCAACTATTGGAGAGGAtattcaacttgacgaggacgATGGAATTCATGTACAACCAAGAGGACAATTTCACAAACAGCACCAACCTAAAGGATACCATCCATTCGTTGTTCGTGGAACCATATACAAAGCTTATTTAG